ATCCTGGAGCGGCTCAGGACGGGCGACCGGACGGTGCGGGAGATGGTGGCGGCGATCTATCGCGACGTCGACCCGCGCCTGCACGGCGCGGCCGGGCTTTCCGTGCTGGCGCATCTGGAGGACCTCGCCGGGCGCGGCATCGTCGCCGTCGAGGGCGAGCCGTCAATCGACGGTGTTTTCATTCCCGTCTGAGGGCGGGATGTCGATGATCTCCAGCGACTGGCGCTCGAGCTCGGCGGCGAGGGCGGCCATGAAGCCGTTGATGCGCCGCGCGTTCGAGCCGAGGTCGTGCGGGCCGTAACGCGAGGCCATGCGCATGTCGACGAAGGTGGTTTCCTCCTCGTCCGTCAGGCGCAGCACCGCGTCGGCGGGAAAGCGCAGGAGAAGGCTCGGCGCTTCCATCTCGATGGAGATCTCTGTCCGCCCGCCGGCCGATGTCGGCATCGGGCCGTGGACCCGCCAGCCGCGTGCGGCAACGACGGGTGCCAGCGCCGCCAGAACGCGCTCGACCGAGGCGTCGAGGCGCCGGCCGGCCACGTCCGGGTAGGTGCGCATCTGAAGTGCCGCCGCTTCTGCCGTGACCGGGCCGATGACATTCATCTGCGCCGTGCGCAGGCGCGGCGCGATCACGAAGGCGGGCGGCTCGTCGAGGTCGGTCGAGACGTCCGTTAGCGCCGGCAGCGTGAGGTAGAGCCAGCCGGCGACGGCATAGGGCGCGAGCACGATCAGCGACAGAACCGTCGCGGCGAGCGAGGCCTTGCCGGCCTTGTCGCCGTTGCGCCACAGTTGCGAGAAGCCGCCGACGGCGAGGATGAGACCGGCGAGGGCGAGCGCCGCCACGAGGACCAGCGTCCACAGGAAGCCGAACGTCTCGACCAGCCCGTAACGGTGGCCGACGCCCGCCGTGACGAGAAGCACGAGCGAGAAGGCCGAGAGGCGGCGCGCCCACCCGGCCGTCTTCGAGACCCTGCGCTGCGGAAATGCCGCCATCGAAATCGCCCTGCCTGAGAATTAGCGCCGCAGGGTTCCCTATGGAACGCTGCGCGCCAAACCTCAAGCCGTCGGCAGGCGGTAATCCCTGAACTGGT
The window above is part of the Aquamicrobium sp. genome. Proteins encoded here:
- a CDS encoding DUF1499 domain-containing protein, with product MAAFPQRRVSKTAGWARRLSAFSLVLLVTAGVGHRYGLVETFGFLWTLVLVAALALAGLILAVGGFSQLWRNGDKAGKASLAATVLSLIVLAPYAVAGWLYLTLPALTDVSTDLDEPPAFVIAPRLRTAQMNVIGPVTAEAAALQMRTYPDVAGRRLDASVERVLAALAPVVAARGWRVHGPMPTSAGGRTEISIEMEAPSLLLRFPADAVLRLTDEEETTFVDMRMASRYGPHDLGSNARRINGFMAALAAELERQSLEIIDIPPSDGNENTVD